CTATCCAGGACCGATGCGTTCTCTGCGCGAATGAGGGTTTGCGCAGCGTGATGGAAACGGTGTCGCGCTCGCAGGCCGGGGGCATAATGGTCTGGATGCGCTCGCCGGATCCCAGCGTGGCGGACAGGATCGGCGAGGTTTCATCCACGTTGTCCTCATTCCAGGAAGCGAGCGCCTTGGCGAACGCAAGGCACTGACGCAGCGTTACCGGGGCGTCGCGCTTTTGCCATTTTCCGTGGATCTTGACGTGGATTTCGCCGGGGCGGTTAATGGCGATCTCGGTCAGACCCGCCAGCGGCAGTAAATCGCCGAACAGCCGGTTTTTCATAAACTCAAGGGACAGATTCTCAGCGCGCATACCACCTCGTTTTCAGTCGCAGTTGATAAACAGAAGAGAAATCGATATCCGTGCCGGTCATGATGCCGATAATATCGCCCTGATTCAGGTACATCGTGGGCGGGATATTGATGCTGTTTTCCAGCGTCGTTTTCGCCATTTCCGCCGTGGCCGCGCGGGTGTTTTCGGTGTAGTCGGTATTGCGATCTTTGCCCGGCGCGGAATCCGACGCCGCGGCGGCCACATCCTGCACGGTACTCAGCATCAGGGCATTGCCGAACCGCGTCCAGAAATGGCTGTCGACCCAGCCGGCGATGCCGGCTTCGCCCAGTTGGCCGCTGGCCTGCGTATCGACCAGCGGGATTTGCAGGCTGCCGGGCTCCGGCGTGCGCAGTTCCGTCCAGAGGACGAACAGCCGGCCGCGGCCGTGTTGCAGCGCGCCGGTGCGATAGACGCCTCTGGCGACGGTGCCCGCCGGGATCAGCTTCACATGGTGGCTGGCGCTGTAGACGTCCTCGCTGATAAGGCAGGAAAGCGCGCCGCCCACGTCGGAAACGAAGCGGCGCATCATCGAGCACGGAATATAGCGGTCGACCGGGATATAGAGATCCGGATCGAGGTTCAGCCGCCGAACGCCGGTGACTTTCGCCACGCCCGGATTGTCCTGATCACCGTCGGCGCGGGTGGCGGCGGCATGCGGCTCGCGGGCGGTGGCTGCGCTGTTGCGCGGTTCGCTTGGTGCGCTGCGCGTAGCGCCGGGTTGCGCCGTTTCGGCGACGTTGCCCGGTCCGTCAGCCAGCGCCGCCGCCTTGTTCAGGACAGATGGCGTTGGTGACGGCGGCGCGATGCTTTGCGGCCGAGCGTTGTCCGCCATCGTTTCCGGCTTTTGGGGAGCGAACAGGCTGAACGGGTTCTCATCCATGCCGAGGTCGGTTCGTGGCGGGCGCGCCGCGCCGGCCGACGGCGGACCTGCGGCGTCGGCCGTCTTTTCATCGCCGTTTTTCATCGCCGTAAGAAAGTAATCGCCGCCGAGCGCCAGCGCCATCAGTAAGGCCAGACTCAGCAGGCTGACCAGCAGCGTTCGGCGACCGGCAGGTTTGCGAAAACGCGTCACTTCGGGCTGGCCGGGGGGCGTTTTCTGCTCCGACGCCTGGCCGGCCATTGCCGCGCGGGCGCGTTCGCGCGCCTCGGCTTCCAGCTCCGCCGTGGTTTTCGGCGCGTCTTCCGGGGGAAATTTATCGGTCATTTGGCCTCCAGCGTGACGTCGGGGGAGACGGTATCGCCGTTAGCCGCGGTCGCGTTGCCGAATGCCGAGTTCTCAATCCCGACGACCGCATTGCCGTAGCGCAGCACCAGGCGCGGCGACAGAGAACGCACCACCATCACGTTGTAGTTGCCCTGGCTGACAATCCGGGGCGTCACCGCTTGCTCCCGGCCGTTAACGACCGTAAAGGCGGAAGGCAGGATTTTCACGGGTGAAAAGCCGAGGTAGGTAAATCGGCCGTCGTCATAGGCGAAGTCCGGCGCGATGGCCGCCGATCCCGCCGCCACCCGTTTGGTGTAGCGCCAGTTGCGCGGAGTGCCCGCCTGCCGAAACGCCGCCGTTATCCGTTGCTTTTCCTGCGTTTCCCGTAGCTGTTTCTGGCGGGCGGCGCTGGCTGATGCGGATTGCTCGCGGACTTCGTCGGGATAGCGATAGAGGATAACGAAGGCCTGCGCGGGCGAGTCATGCTCCAGCACGTTCAGCTCCAGGCTGTAATCGCGTTTTGACGTCACCACAAACAGATTGGTTTTCCAGTCCTTCGCGGTCGGCAGAAACACCTGACTGACGTTGTTGCCGTTGGCATCGGTTACCGGCTGGGCGATGGGATTGGGGCTGACGGCCACCCGGTTATCGCGCCGGGTTACCGTCCAGCCTTTGGGAAAGCCCGCCTGCGCGTCGATAACGGTTTCATCGTCATCAAACAGCAGCGTGGTGACGTAGCCGGGGCGGGTATTTACAACCGTGGCGTTCCGGTTGTTATACGAGACGCTCTGCATCCGGCTGTCATACGCGCTGCCGCGCGGCGTCGCCGCGCCCCAGACCGTCAATGACGTCAGGAGAAAAACGCAGGTCAGCATTCTTTTCAGCATCATTCGCTCCTTAGCTCTTTATCGCGCTGGTAGCTGGTGACGATGAACCCCAGCGGATTGACTTCACGCTGGCTGTCCGTCAGTTGTTTGCGCGGGAGGTAGCGGTAGGTCAGGCGAATATTCCAGATATCGGTTTTCACCGAATTATCCGCAATGCGGCGGAGAGTCCGCTTGATGCGTAACGTCGCCAGACGGTCGGGGGCCGTGGCGGGCGCGTGAACGTTGGAAATAATGTCGATGGCGACGACATAGTCCGCTTTGTTGAAAACAACGTCCGGCGCCTGGTCGCCGTTAAAGCCGTCCAGATAATCCTTGTTCACGCCGTCGCTGTTGAATAACTGCACATCGTCATAATCGCGCTGAAGGGAAAAATAGTTATAGCCTTCGCGGAGGCTGACGTACTGCGCCGCGAGGGAATGCGCGAGAGCCTCTTCCGTAGAGATATCCCGCTCTTTGATGCGGGTCATAAAGTCATAACGCCCGGTCTGTTTATCCACCGACCAGAGTTCGATTTCGGTGGTTTTCAGCGGCAGCAGGATGATAATGGCCGCAATCGCCATCGCGGCCAGAAAAAATCCGACCGCCGCCATCAGCCAGGCACGCTTTTTCTCGCGGGCGTCTCTCTCCAGGATGACCGATTCAAAGGCCCTGGATGCGCCAATAACGTCGTTAATCTCGGGCATGGTTTGTCAGTTCCTGGATAGTGGTCGGGGAATTCACCGGCTGTGGTTCGCCGGATACCGGCGGCAGGCCGCCGTTGTGCCGTACGCAGCCCGTGAGCGCGCACAGCATCAGCAATAACAGGCTGAATTTCATGTGGATTCCTCTGTTTAACGGAGACAGGGATGCCGCACCGGCAGCGATCGCTACGGCGCTATGCAAAGGTGGGGATTAGGGAAAAATCAGCGGTTACGCTGCTGGTTGAAGCGTTTCATATTCGCTATTGCGGCGGTGCGCTTTTGCCAGGCGTTGACGGTGTTGTTCACGCCGGCGCCAATCAACTGTCCCGTCATAACGCCGCCTTTGGCGGCCAGCCGAGCGCCGGTAGCTCCGGCCTTCAGCGTCGGTTTGGCCGTGCCTGCGGATTTTTTCACCAGCCCGCTTAAACCGCTCATGGCCGCGCCCTGTAATACTGCCTGAACGGCTGCGCCGCTCAGTGCGCCGGCGATTTTTGCGGAGAACCAGACCACGACGCCCGCGGCGATCCCGGTCAGTAGGCATTGTGCCGCCAGGGTCACCATGTTGCTTTCGCTGGAGGCGTTGACGGCGGCATCCAGTATTTCATTCAAATAGT
This is a stretch of genomic DNA from Brenneria rubrifaciens. It encodes these proteins:
- a CDS encoding virB8 family protein — translated: MPEINDVIGASRAFESVILERDAREKKRAWLMAAVGFFLAAMAIAAIIILLPLKTTEIELWSVDKQTGRYDFMTRIKERDISTEEALAHSLAAQYVSLREGYNYFSLQRDYDDVQLFNSDGVNKDYLDGFNGDQAPDVVFNKADYVVAIDIISNVHAPATAPDRLATLRIKRTLRRIADNSVKTDIWNIRLTYRYLPRKQLTDSQREVNPLGFIVTSYQRDKELRSE
- the virB10 gene encoding VirB10/TraB/TrbI family type IV secretion system protein, producing MTDKFPPEDAPKTTAELEAEARERARAAMAGQASEQKTPPGQPEVTRFRKPAGRRTLLVSLLSLALLMALALGGDYFLTAMKNGDEKTADAAGPPSAGAARPPRTDLGMDENPFSLFAPQKPETMADNARPQSIAPPSPTPSVLNKAAALADGPGNVAETAQPGATRSAPSEPRNSAATAREPHAAATRADGDQDNPGVAKVTGVRRLNLDPDLYIPVDRYIPCSMMRRFVSDVGGALSCLISEDVYSASHHVKLIPAGTVARGVYRTGALQHGRGRLFVLWTELRTPEPGSLQIPLVDTQASGQLGEAGIAGWVDSHFWTRFGNALMLSTVQDVAAAASDSAPGKDRNTDYTENTRAATAEMAKTTLENSINIPPTMYLNQGDIIGIMTGTDIDFSSVYQLRLKTRWYAR
- the virB9 gene encoding P-type conjugative transfer protein VirB9 produces the protein MMLKRMLTCVFLLTSLTVWGAATPRGSAYDSRMQSVSYNNRNATVVNTRPGYVTTLLFDDDETVIDAQAGFPKGWTVTRRDNRVAVSPNPIAQPVTDANGNNVSQVFLPTAKDWKTNLFVVTSKRDYSLELNVLEHDSPAQAFVILYRYPDEVREQSASASAARQKQLRETQEKQRITAAFRQAGTPRNWRYTKRVAAGSAAIAPDFAYDDGRFTYLGFSPVKILPSAFTVVNGREQAVTPRIVSQGNYNVMVVRSLSPRLVLRYGNAVVGIENSAFGNATAANGDTVSPDVTLEAK